A single window of Sphingomonas sp. IW22 DNA harbors:
- a CDS encoding glutaminyl-peptide cyclotransferase yields the protein MMRARAILRIAAPVFAGAAFSFVPVSTQATGVQESTPAITCPAPALEGVRVLAQMPHDAGAFTQGLLWHRDALFESTGQEGRSSVRRVDAATGRVLIHRALPPDQFGEGLARIGNELVALTWTSGIAHRFTADTLKPVGSFRYSGEGWGLTSDGHRYIRSDGSDALIFHDPVSFAETGRVRVTLAGTPVPQLNELEWIDGQVLANVWHANVIVAIDPQTGCITRRFDLSPLVARVPRPNSEAVLNGIAWDPAKKRLFITGKNWPSLFEIALPDPK from the coding sequence ATGATGCGCGCCAGAGCGATCCTGCGAATCGCCGCGCCGGTTTTTGCCGGCGCGGCGTTTTCGTTTGTTCCGGTCTCCACACAGGCGACCGGGGTTCAGGAATCGACCCCCGCCATCACTTGCCCGGCGCCTGCGCTGGAAGGGGTGCGGGTGCTGGCGCAGATGCCGCACGATGCGGGCGCCTTTACCCAAGGGTTGCTGTGGCACCGCGACGCGCTGTTCGAAAGCACGGGGCAGGAGGGGCGCTCCAGCGTCCGCCGCGTCGATGCCGCGACAGGCCGCGTTCTGATCCACCGCGCGCTACCCCCCGATCAGTTCGGAGAGGGGCTGGCGCGCATCGGCAACGAACTTGTCGCACTGACCTGGACCAGCGGCATCGCGCATCGCTTCACCGCCGACACGCTGAAGCCGGTCGGCAGTTTCCGCTATTCGGGCGAGGGCTGGGGCCTGACCAGCGATGGCCACCGCTACATCCGCTCCGACGGCAGCGACGCGCTGATTTTTCACGATCCGGTCAGCTTCGCCGAAACGGGTCGGGTGCGCGTGACGCTTGCGGGCACGCCGGTGCCGCAGCTGAACGAGCTGGAATGGATCGACGGACAGGTGCTGGCCAATGTCTGGCACGCCAATGTCATCGTCGCGATTGATCCGCAGACGGGGTGCATCACGCGCCGCTTCGACCTGTCGCCGCTGGTAGCGCGGGTGCCGCGGCCCAATTCCGAAGCGGTGCTGAACGGCATTGCGTGGGACCCGGCCAAGAAGCGGTTGTTCATTACCGGCAAAAACTGGCCCAGCCTGTTCGAAATCGCGCTGCCGGACCCGAAATGA
- a CDS encoding Dps family protein, producing MADKTAPELKTPTDLKPNDAKTVADALNGILADSYALYIKTKNFHWHVSGPHFRDYHLMLDEQAAQILATTDAIAERVRKTGNTTLRSIGDIARRQSIRDNDADFVSAADMLTELREDNLKLVELLREAKDIVDEAKDNATSGILDDWTDEAEERAWFLFETSRKG from the coding sequence ATGGCCGACAAGACCGCGCCCGAACTGAAGACCCCCACCGATCTCAAGCCCAACGATGCCAAGACCGTGGCCGACGCGCTGAACGGCATTCTGGCGGACAGCTATGCGCTGTATATCAAGACCAAGAATTTTCACTGGCACGTCTCTGGCCCGCATTTCCGCGACTATCACCTGATGCTCGACGAGCAGGCGGCACAGATTCTTGCCACCACCGATGCGATTGCCGAGCGGGTTCGCAAGACCGGCAACACCACGCTGCGCTCGATCGGTGACATTGCGCGTCGCCAGTCGATCAGGGACAATGACGCCGATTTCGTGTCGGCCGCCGACATGCTGACCGAGTTGCGCGAAGACAATCTGAAGCTGGTCGAACTGCTGCGCGAGGCCAAGGACATTGTCGACGAGGCAAAGGACAATGCCACCAGCGGCATTCTGGACGACTGGACCGACGAGGCCGAGGAGCGCGCCTGGTTCCTGTTCGAAACCAGCCGCAAGGGTTGA
- a CDS encoding glutathione S-transferase family protein: protein MGKLIDGEWHGDGAVAPTNDKGEFERADSGFRDWLTADGGPGPDGQRGFKAEPGRYRLYVSLACPWAHRTLVARALKGLDDMLPVIVVGPVMGEHGWSFTEAFGGTGEPLYGLNHLHQLYTRARAGVSGKVTVPVLWDTVEQTIVSNESADILRMLSNAFDDCGAAPGDFYPAELRTEIEAVNDRVYPGLNNGVYRAGFAVKQAAYDKAVRQVFETLDWLEERLSGREWLVGEQLTEADIRAFTTLVRFDPVYHGHFKCNWRRLIDYPHLSDFARRIAELPGVAATIDLDQIKTHYYRSHPDINPSGIVPVGPAQGRIGKADARTIGG from the coding sequence ATGGGCAAATTGATCGACGGCGAATGGCATGGCGACGGGGCAGTCGCGCCGACCAACGACAAGGGCGAGTTCGAACGTGCCGACAGCGGCTTTCGCGACTGGCTGACCGCCGATGGTGGCCCCGGCCCGGACGGGCAGCGTGGTTTCAAGGCAGAGCCGGGCCGCTATCGCCTGTATGTCAGCCTGGCCTGTCCCTGGGCGCACCGGACATTGGTGGCGCGCGCGCTGAAGGGGTTGGACGATATGCTGCCGGTCATCGTGGTCGGGCCGGTGATGGGTGAGCATGGCTGGAGCTTTACCGAGGCATTTGGCGGCACGGGTGAGCCACTATACGGCCTGAACCATCTGCATCAGCTCTATACCCGCGCGCGGGCGGGCGTCAGCGGCAAGGTCACGGTCCCGGTGCTTTGGGATACGGTCGAACAGACGATCGTCAGCAACGAATCGGCGGACATCCTGCGAATGCTGTCGAATGCGTTCGACGATTGCGGCGCGGCGCCAGGTGACTTCTATCCAGCCGAACTGCGGACCGAGATCGAAGCGGTGAACGACCGGGTCTATCCAGGTCTGAACAACGGCGTCTATCGCGCCGGCTTTGCCGTCAAGCAGGCCGCCTATGACAAGGCGGTGCGGCAGGTGTTCGAAACGCTGGACTGGCTGGAAGAACGGCTGTCGGGTCGCGAGTGGCTGGTGGGCGAGCAGCTGACAGAAGCGGATATTCGCGCCTTCACCACATTGGTGCGCTTCGATCCGGTCTATCACGGCCATTTCAAGTGCAACTGGCGGCGGCTGATCGACTATCCGCACCTGTCCGATTTCGCGCGACGAATCGCGGAATTGCCGGGCGTGGCGGCGACGATCGACCTGGATCAGATCAAGACGCATTATTATCGCAGCCACCCCGACATCAATCCCAGCGGGATCGTGCCCGTCGGCCCGGCGCAGGGGCGCATCGGCAAGGCGGATGCGCGGACCATCGGCGGTTGA
- a CDS encoding TerC family protein: protein MDNIATLIADPAAWAALVTLVVMEVVLGIDNLIFISILSNKLPEAQRQKARRVGIGLALVMRLLLLTAIAWIVALTQPVFDLGLTGPVGAHGEPSFETQFSWRDLILIAGGLFLMWKATKEIHHSIDSEESPELLDKTRSAVEIGFTAAIVQIILLDIVFSIDSILTAVGMTEHVEIMYVAVIAAVTVMLVAADPLANFINRNPTVVMLALGFLLMIGMVLIAEGFGAHIPKGYIYTAMAFSAGVEMLNIFARRRRERAKSGAGH from the coding sequence ATGGACAATATCGCCACCCTCATCGCCGATCCGGCCGCCTGGGCCGCGCTCGTCACGCTGGTCGTGATGGAAGTCGTTCTCGGCATCGACAACCTGATCTTCATATCGATCCTGTCGAACAAGCTGCCAGAGGCGCAGCGGCAAAAGGCGCGCCGGGTCGGCATCGGGCTGGCGCTGGTCATGCGCCTGTTGCTGCTGACCGCGATTGCGTGGATCGTCGCGCTGACCCAGCCAGTCTTTGACCTGGGGCTGACCGGACCGGTCGGCGCGCACGGCGAACCCAGCTTCGAGACGCAATTTTCGTGGCGCGACCTGATCCTGATCGCTGGCGGCCTGTTCCTGATGTGGAAGGCGACCAAGGAAATCCACCATTCGATCGATTCGGAGGAAAGCCCCGAACTGCTCGACAAGACGCGCAGCGCCGTCGAGATCGGGTTCACCGCCGCGATCGTGCAGATCATCCTGCTCGACATCGTGTTTTCGATCGACTCGATCCTGACCGCCGTGGGCATGACCGAGCATGTCGAGATCATGTATGTCGCCGTCATCGCGGCGGTCACCGTGATGCTGGTCGCCGCCGATCCGCTGGCCAATTTCATCAACCGCAACCCGACGGTCGTCATGCTGGCGCTGGGTTTCCTGCTGATGATCGGCATGGTGCTGATCGCCGAAGGATTCGGTGCGCATATTCCCAAGGGCTATATCTATACCGCCATGGCCTTTTCGGCTGGGGTGGAGATGCTCAACATCTTCGCCCGGCGGCGGCGGGAACGCGCCAAGTCGGGCGCGGGCCATTGA
- a CDS encoding LptA/OstA family protein, which produces MTRALAPLALVLVAGALTPGAAVAQRHNSDAPIDFAANAIELQDRANRAVLSGGVNIRQSNLTLTADRVTVAYTGQVVGGSPQVSRLDASGGVTVVRPDQRARAQYGVYDLNRRVITMLGGVSLTQGTNTVTGGRLSINLDTGRAVIDGSSVGSGGGATGENGVVRQSGRVTGRFTVPERR; this is translated from the coding sequence ATGACACGCGCGCTCGCCCCCCTCGCCCTTGTGCTGGTCGCCGGTGCCCTCACGCCCGGCGCGGCGGTCGCGCAACGCCATAATTCGGACGCGCCGATCGATTTTGCCGCGAACGCCATCGAGTTGCAGGATCGCGCCAACCGCGCCGTGCTGTCGGGGGGCGTGAACATCCGCCAGTCGAACCTGACGCTGACGGCGGACCGGGTGACCGTTGCCTATACCGGACAGGTCGTGGGCGGCAGCCCGCAGGTGTCGCGACTCGATGCTTCGGGCGGGGTTACGGTGGTTCGCCCTGATCAGCGGGCGCGCGCGCAATATGGCGTTTATGACCTCAATCGCCGCGTCATCACCATGCTGGGCGGCGTGTCGCTGACGCAAGGGACCAATACCGTCACCGGCGGGCGGCTGTCGATCAACCTGGACACGGGCCGCGCGGTGATCGACGGCTCCTCCGTCGGCAGCGGCGGCGGCGCGACGGGCGAAAATGGGGTTGTCCGGCAAAGCGGGCGCGTCACCGGTCGCTTCACGGTGCCCGAACGCCGCTGA
- a CDS encoding cold-shock protein, which yields MSFDRGRRDGRGGRGKDKREFFGGDEFGGGGGGGFGDRGFGGGDRFGGGGGFGGGDRFGGGGGFGGGGGGGYRGGGGGGFGGGAGGGGGFGGGRGMPPQVVGEGKGVVKFFNGQKGFGFIVRDDGGEDVFVHISAVEQAGLVGLAEGQPLGFTLVDRGGRISATELKIEGEPLPVTGGGAAAPRADRDAGGARGGPQRQLTGERASGTVKFFNAMKGFGFIQRDDGQPDAFVHISAVERAGMPTLNEGDRLEFELEVDRRGKYAAVNLQPVQ from the coding sequence ATGAGTTTCGATCGAGGGCGCCGCGACGGGCGCGGTGGACGCGGCAAGGACAAGCGCGAATTCTTCGGCGGCGATGAGTTCGGCGGCGGCGGCGGTGGCGGCTTCGGCGATCGCGGCTTTGGCGGCGGTGATCGTTTCGGCGGCGGCGGCGGCTTTGGCGGCGGTGATCGTTTCGGCGGTGGCGGCGGCTTTGGCGGCGGCGGTGGCGGTGGCTATCGCGGCGGCGGTGGTGGCGGCTTCGGCGGCGGCGCTGGTGGTGGCGGCGGCTTCGGCGGCGGTCGCGGCATGCCCCCCCAGGTCGTTGGCGAGGGCAAGGGCGTCGTCAAGTTCTTCAATGGTCAGAAGGGCTTTGGCTTCATCGTCCGTGACGATGGGGGCGAGGACGTTTTCGTTCACATTTCGGCTGTCGAGCAGGCCGGTCTCGTCGGTCTGGCCGAAGGCCAGCCGCTGGGCTTCACGCTGGTCGACCGCGGTGGCCGCATCTCGGCCACCGAGCTGAAGATCGAAGGCGAGCCGCTGCCCGTGACGGGTGGTGGCGCGGCTGCGCCCCGTGCCGATCGTGACGCCGGTGGCGCGCGCGGTGGCCCGCAGCGCCAGCTGACCGGTGAGCGTGCATCGGGTACGGTCAAGTTCTTCAACGCGATGAAGGGCTTTGGCTTCATTCAGCGCGACGATGGTCAGCCGGATGCGTTCGTGCACATCTCGGCCGTTGAGCGGGCGGGCATGCCGACCCTGAACGAAGGCGACCGGCTGGAGTTCGAACTGGAGGTCGATCGTCGCGGCAAGTACGCGGCCGTGAACCTTCAGCCCGTTCAGTAA
- a CDS encoding cisplatin damage response ATP-dependent DNA ligase, translated as MRAFADLLDRLIYTRSRNAKLNLIADYLRATPDPDRGWALAALTGEIDLAAVKPAMIRALIAERVDPVLFALSRDFVGDTAETVALLWPEPAEKRVANAEALTVAQVIDRLTTLSRSDAPAVLADMLDRLESDERYALLKLATGGLRVGVSARLAKTALAQAFGLDVDAVEEVWHGLSAPYAPLFDWAEGRGAQPAAADVPVFRPFMLAHPLEDATVDLADYAAEWKWDGIRVQIVHVAGQTRLYSRAGDDITGSFPEVAAAFETPGVLDGELLVKGEVQGGEAASFNALQQRLGRKVVSARMLADYPAFVRLYDILFDGAEDLRALPWRKRRARLEAFVPRLDNDRFDLSRVIDAADFDALTEIRSGARDSAIEGVMLKRRDSPYVGGRRVGLWYKWKRDPLTADCVMMYAQRGSGKRSSFYSDYTFGCWTETGELLPVGKAYSGFTDEELKWLDRFVRNNTVNRFGPVREVEKSLVLEVAFDSIHDSKRHKSGLAMRFPRIARIRRDKPAHEADRIDTLRRMIS; from the coding sequence ATGAGGGCATTTGCCGACCTGCTCGACCGGCTGATTTACACCCGGTCGCGCAATGCCAAGCTCAACCTGATCGCCGATTATCTGCGCGCCACGCCCGATCCCGACCGGGGTTGGGCGCTGGCGGCGCTGACGGGCGAGATCGACCTAGCGGCGGTAAAGCCCGCAATGATCCGCGCTTTGATTGCAGAGCGGGTGGACCCCGTGCTGTTTGCGCTCAGCCGCGACTTTGTCGGCGATACGGCGGAAACCGTGGCGCTGCTATGGCCCGAGCCGGCGGAGAAGCGGGTGGCCAACGCCGAAGCGCTGACGGTCGCGCAGGTGATCGACCGGCTGACGACGCTGAGCCGCAGCGACGCACCCGCCGTGCTGGCCGATATGCTCGACCGGCTGGAATCCGATGAACGCTATGCCCTGCTGAAACTGGCGACCGGCGGCCTGCGTGTCGGTGTGTCGGCGCGGCTGGCCAAGACGGCGCTGGCGCAGGCGTTCGGCTTGGATGTCGATGCTGTGGAGGAGGTGTGGCACGGCCTGTCCGCCCCCTATGCCCCGCTGTTCGACTGGGCGGAGGGGCGCGGCGCACAGCCGGCCGCCGCCGATGTGCCCGTCTTTCGCCCCTTCATGCTGGCGCATCCGCTGGAGGACGCCACGGTCGACTTGGCCGATTACGCCGCCGAATGGAAATGGGACGGGATCCGCGTTCAGATCGTCCATGTCGCGGGTCAGACTCGGCTCTACAGCCGGGCGGGTGACGACATCACCGGCAGCTTCCCGGAAGTCGCCGCCGCGTTCGAGACGCCCGGCGTGCTGGACGGCGAATTGCTGGTAAAGGGCGAGGTACAGGGCGGGGAGGCGGCAAGTTTCAACGCGCTGCAACAGCGGCTGGGGCGCAAGGTGGTGTCGGCGCGGATGCTGGCCGATTACCCCGCCTTTGTCCGGCTGTACGACATTCTGTTCGACGGCGCCGAAGACCTGCGTGCCCTGCCATGGCGGAAGCGACGCGCGCGGCTGGAGGCGTTCGTGCCGCGCCTTGATAACGATCGCTTCGACCTGAGCCGTGTGATCGACGCGGCCGACTTCGACGCGCTGACCGAAATCCGCAGCGGCGCACGCGACTCGGCGATCGAGGGTGTGATGCTCAAGCGGCGCGACAGCCCCTATGTCGGCGGGCGACGCGTTGGCCTGTGGTACAAATGGAAACGCGATCCGCTGACCGCCGATTGCGTGATGATGTACGCCCAGCGCGGCAGCGGCAAGCGGTCCAGCTTTTACAGCGACTATACGTTCGGCTGCTGGACCGAGACGGGGGAGTTGCTGCCCGTCGGCAAGGCCTATTCCGGGTTCACCGATGAGGAGCTGAAGTGGCTGGACCGATTTGTGCGCAACAACACGGTCAACCGCTTCGGCCCGGTACGGGAAGTCGAGAAGTCGCTGGTGCTGGAAGTGGCGTTCGATTCTATTCACGATTCGAAGCGGCATAAATCGGGGTTGGCGATGCGCTTTCCCCGGATCGCGCGCATTCGCCGTGACAAGCCCGCGCACGAGGCCGACCGGATCGACACGCTGCGCCGGATGATCAGTTGA
- a CDS encoding ribonuclease D, with product MTVYFHEEDLPADVFAPGASIAVDTETMGLITPRDRLCVVQLSDGSGDEHLVRFGPDSDYAAPNLRAVLADPDRLKLYHFARFDLAAIRHYLNVVAAPVYCTKIASRLVRTYTDRHGLKELVRELLGQDISKQQQSSDWGAPELSDAQKDYAASDVRFLHALKAEFDKRLAREGRTALAQACFDFLPHRAELDLAGWPETDIFAHA from the coding sequence ATGACCGTTTATTTCCATGAGGAAGACCTGCCCGCCGATGTGTTCGCGCCGGGTGCGTCGATTGCCGTCGATACCGAAACCATGGGCCTGATCACCCCGCGCGACCGGCTGTGCGTGGTGCAGCTGTCTGACGGTTCGGGCGATGAGCATCTGGTGCGTTTCGGCCCGGACAGCGATTATGCCGCGCCCAATCTGCGTGCGGTGCTGGCCGACCCCGACCGGCTGAAGCTGTATCACTTCGCCCGTTTCGACTTGGCGGCGATCCGCCATTATCTGAACGTCGTGGCCGCGCCGGTTTACTGCACCAAGATCGCGTCGCGGCTGGTACGAACCTACACCGACCGTCATGGACTGAAGGAACTGGTGCGCGAACTGCTGGGGCAGGACATTTCCAAGCAGCAGCAATCGTCCGACTGGGGCGCGCCCGAACTGTCCGACGCGCAAAAGGATTATGCCGCGTCGGACGTGCGTTTCCTGCACGCGCTGAAGGCCGAGTTCGACAAGCGGCTGGCGCGTGAGGGGCGCACCGCGCTGGCGCAGGCGTGTTTCGACTTTTTGCCGCACCGAGCCGAGCTGGATCTGGCCGGCTGGCCGGAAACCGACATCTTCGCCCACGCCTGA
- a CDS encoding DUF1328 domain-containing protein, with the protein MIRWAVIFLVIGLVMAVLGFGGIGGAFIDIAKILFFIAVAIFVVLLILGVIAGKKISGG; encoded by the coding sequence ATGATTCGGTGGGCCGTGATTTTTCTCGTCATCGGACTGGTGATGGCGGTACTTGGCTTTGGCGGCATCGGTGGCGCGTTCATCGACATTGCCAAAATTCTGTTCTTCATCGCCGTCGCGATCTTCGTCGTGCTGCTGATCCTGGGTGTGATCGCGGGCAAGAAGATCTCGGGCGGATGA
- a CDS encoding PAS domain-containing protein, which translates to MTDPAVEAMIAGSPIASVISNPRLPDNPIVACNEAFCALTGYSRDEIVGRNCRFLAGNGTEPWLTEEIRSGVREQRPVLVEILNYKRDGTPFRNAVVVAPMFDDAGDLAWFVGSQVELPEGTPGPSTSRRIKAAESIKALSERQRQVLMLVAKGLLNKQIAGVLGLSEKTVKMHRAIVMERLGISRSAEMVRLAVEAGL; encoded by the coding sequence ATGACCGATCCTGCGGTCGAGGCGATGATCGCCGGCAGCCCGATTGCGTCGGTGATTTCCAATCCTCGGCTGCCCGACAATCCGATCGTTGCCTGTAATGAGGCATTTTGCGCGCTGACCGGCTATTCGCGCGACGAAATCGTGGGCCGCAACTGCCGCTTTCTGGCAGGCAACGGGACCGAGCCGTGGCTGACCGAGGAAATTCGCAGCGGCGTACGCGAGCAGCGGCCCGTGCTGGTCGAAATCCTGAACTACAAGCGTGACGGCACGCCCTTTCGCAACGCCGTGGTGGTCGCGCCGATGTTCGACGATGCAGGCGACCTCGCTTGGTTCGTCGGCTCGCAGGTCGAGTTGCCCGAAGGAACGCCGGGCCCCTCCACCAGCCGCCGGATCAAGGCGGCGGAGAGCATCAAGGCACTGTCCGAACGTCAGCGCCAAGTGCTGATGCTGGTCGCCAAGGGCCTGTTGAACAAGCAGATCGCGGGCGTGCTGGGCCTGTCGGAAAAAACGGTGAAGATGCACCGGGCCATTGTCATGGAACGGCTGGGTATCAGCCGGTCGGCGGAAATGGTCCGGCTCGCGGTCGAAGCTGGGCTGTAA
- a CDS encoding trans-acting enoyl reductase family protein, with translation MEREFDVIVYGATGYTGKLVAEYLARTYPDLHWAMAGRSLTKLEAARSETGAPADLSLIAANADDPAALNAMCQRAKVVLSTVGPYQLHGEPLVAACAHSSTSYVDLCGEPAWMRAMIDKYDAVAKASGARIVFSCGFDSIPFDLGVWEVQQCAKAKFGRPAPRVKGRIRKMQGTFSGGTFASARATMAAAARDPHILKLMVDPFALAPGFDGPPQPKGLLPEYDPAVGSWVAPFVMATINTKNVHRTNALLGHQYGADFVYDEMMIAPGLGEMGKAAAEAIAKINPMSGDKGPAPGEGPSREERQAGFYDLLFIGEMPDGDRVEAVVTGDMDPGYGSTSKMIAETALLLGETQSDGGVWTPTALMGASLRDRLAARAGLTFRAG, from the coding sequence ATGGAACGCGAGTTCGACGTCATCGTCTATGGCGCCACCGGCTATACCGGCAAACTGGTCGCCGAATATCTGGCCCGCACCTATCCCGACCTGCACTGGGCGATGGCGGGTCGCTCGTTGACCAAGCTGGAGGCAGCGCGCAGCGAAACCGGCGCCCCCGCCGACCTGTCGTTGATCGCCGCCAATGCCGACGATCCCGCCGCGCTAAATGCGATGTGCCAGCGCGCCAAAGTCGTGCTGAGCACCGTCGGCCCCTATCAACTGCACGGCGAACCACTGGTCGCGGCGTGCGCGCATAGCAGCACATCCTATGTCGACCTGTGCGGCGAACCGGCTTGGATGCGCGCGATGATCGACAAATACGACGCCGTGGCAAAGGCGTCGGGCGCGCGCATCGTGTTTTCGTGCGGCTTCGATTCGATCCCCTTCGATCTTGGCGTCTGGGAGGTTCAGCAATGCGCCAAGGCGAAGTTCGGCCGCCCCGCGCCCCGCGTAAAGGGGCGCATCCGCAAGATGCAGGGCACCTTTTCCGGCGGCACCTTTGCCAGCGCGCGCGCCACCATGGCGGCGGCGGCACGCGATCCGCATATCCTGAAGCTGATGGTCGATCCCTTTGCGCTGGCACCCGGATTCGACGGCCCGCCACAGCCAAAGGGGCTGTTGCCCGAATATGATCCCGCCGTGGGTTCATGGGTCGCCCCGTTCGTCATGGCGACGATCAACACCAAGAACGTACATCGCACCAACGCGCTGCTGGGCCACCAATATGGCGCCGATTTCGTCTATGACGAGATGATGATCGCCCCCGGCCTCGGCGAAATGGGCAAGGCCGCGGCGGAGGCAATCGCCAAGATCAATCCGATGAGCGGCGACAAGGGCCCCGCCCCCGGCGAAGGGCCGAGCCGTGAGGAGCGGCAGGCGGGCTTTTACGATCTGCTCTTCATCGGTGAGATGCCCGATGGCGACCGGGTCGAGGCGGTCGTGACCGGCGACATGGACCCCGGCTATGGTTCTACCAGCAAGATGATCGCTGAAACCGCGCTGCTGCTGGGCGAAACGCAAAGCGACGGTGGCGTATGGACGCCGACGGCGCTGATGGGCGCAAGCCTGCGCGACCGGCTGGCGGCAAGGGCGGGCCTGACCTTCCGGGCGGGATGA
- the lptC gene encoding LPS export ABC transporter periplasmic protein LptC produces the protein MSETAVRIRTARQRWAAPGSRHDALVRVLQVVLPMGIGILAAFLVMAPLFMGGDVSFVLDKNKVDVAAERMRIQSARYRGADDKGRAFEIDAGSAVQKSSAERVVRLQDLAAGIELSDGPATIRAPQGRYDMETDRVAVDGPIAVRAANGYKLDTRDATLDLRARRLRSGGSVTGSTPQGNFSGDRLEADLEARTVRIVGNARLQIVPNGANSR, from the coding sequence ATGTCCGAAACCGCCGTCCGCATCCGCACCGCGCGCCAGCGCTGGGCCGCCCCCGGCAGCCGGCACGATGCGCTGGTGCGGGTGTTGCAGGTGGTATTGCCCATGGGCATCGGCATTCTGGCGGCGTTTCTGGTCATGGCGCCACTGTTCATGGGCGGCGACGTGTCGTTCGTGCTCGACAAGAACAAGGTCGATGTCGCCGCCGAACGCATGCGGATTCAGTCCGCGCGCTATCGCGGCGCCGACGACAAAGGCCGCGCGTTCGAGATCGACGCCGGTTCGGCGGTCCAGAAAAGCTCGGCCGAGCGAGTCGTCCGGCTTCAGGACCTTGCCGCCGGCATCGAACTGTCCGACGGCCCGGCAACGATCCGCGCACCGCAGGGACGCTATGACATGGAAACCGATCGCGTCGCGGTCGACGGACCGATCGCAGTACGCGCGGCCAACGGATACAAGCTGGACACGCGCGATGCGACGCTCGACCTGCGCGCCCGCCGCCTGCGTTCGGGCGGTTCGGTGACCGGTTCCACACCGCAGGGCAATTTCAGCGGCGACCGTCTGGAAGCCGATCTGGAGGCACGAACCGTGCGGATCGTCGGCAATGCCCGCTTGCAGATCGTCCCGAATGGCGCAAATAGCCGGTAA